A stretch of Bacillus pseudomycoides DNA encodes these proteins:
- a CDS encoding NAD(P)-dependent oxidoreductase yields MKRVLIIGALSFVGYHLVNKMIEEEVEVYGLDFDDLESMSKISEEKLFLIGRNSLFAYSSIRDEDGWKPVETEHFDAAYFCLCEPNRQSGFRNERIILQYLKRVILMCERKQVKLNVLSSIEMANVEDQSENKRLFMKVEEEVEKARIRYSILRVPTLYGPWQPSFMAYHRLILSEIMEEECQLVQNENRVDLLYVEDVCEYLWEKGESEENLGVYNMVSGKKDLWEKGMILLNAEDKVGKIIKEVKREEIKSICIMKNTPLEFGLNKQLTHVKRYKELYEGLNTC; encoded by the coding sequence ATGAAGCGCGTACTTATTATAGGGGCACTTTCATTTGTAGGCTATCACCTTGTAAATAAAATGATTGAAGAAGAAGTGGAAGTATACGGTCTTGATTTTGATGATTTAGAAAGTATGTCAAAAATAAGTGAAGAAAAGTTATTTTTAATTGGTAGGAATAGTTTGTTTGCATATTCGTCTATAAGAGATGAGGACGGATGGAAGCCGGTAGAAACAGAGCATTTTGATGCGGCTTACTTTTGTTTGTGTGAGCCGAATAGGCAAAGTGGATTTCGAAATGAACGAATCATTTTACAATATTTAAAGCGCGTGATTCTTATGTGCGAAAGGAAACAAGTAAAGTTAAATGTACTTTCTTCTATTGAAATGGCGAATGTAGAAGATCAATCTGAAAATAAACGATTATTTATGAAAGTAGAGGAAGAGGTAGAGAAGGCGCGTATTCGCTATAGTATACTTCGTGTTCCAACTCTATATGGCCCATGGCAACCTTCCTTTATGGCATATCACAGACTTATCCTTTCTGAAATTATGGAAGAGGAATGTCAGCTTGTTCAAAATGAAAATAGAGTGGACCTTCTTTATGTAGAAGATGTGTGTGAATATTTGTGGGAAAAAGGTGAAAGCGAAGAAAATTTAGGTGTATATAATATGGTCAGTGGTAAAAAAGATTTATGGGAAAAAGGAATGATTCTATTAAATGCTGAGGATAAGGTGGGAAAAATTATTAAAGAAGTAAAGAGAGAAGAGATAAAGAGTATTTGTATTATGAAAAATACCCCGTTAGAATTCGGGTTAAATAAGCAATTAACACATGTAAAACGATATAAAGAGTTATACGAGGGACTAAACACGTGTTAA
- the fabH gene encoding beta-ketoacyl-ACP synthase III, with the protein MNVGILGIGRYVPEKVVTNQDLEKIMDTSDEWIRTRTGIAERRIADDTIDTSYMAVEAAKKALEDAGISGEQIDLILVATVTPDQSFPAVACVIQEQIGAKHAAAMDLSAACAGFMYGMITAQQFIQTGTYKNVLVVGSDKLSKIVDWNDRNTAVLFGDGAGAVVMGAVSEGKGVLSFELGADGSGGKHLYQDEYVMMNGREVFKFAVRQLGDSCLRVIEKAGLTKEDVDFLVPHQANIRIMESARERLDLPQEKMSTTIEKFGNTSASSIPIAIVEELQNGRIQDGDLIILVGFGGGLTWGAVALRWGK; encoded by the coding sequence GTGAACGTAGGCATTTTAGGAATTGGGAGATATGTGCCAGAAAAAGTAGTCACTAATCAAGATTTAGAGAAAATAATGGATACATCCGATGAATGGATTCGTACGAGAACGGGAATTGCAGAAAGACGCATTGCCGATGATACAATAGATACTTCATATATGGCGGTAGAAGCTGCCAAGAAAGCACTTGAAGATGCAGGAATTAGCGGAGAACAAATTGATCTTATTTTGGTGGCAACGGTAACGCCAGATCAATCTTTCCCAGCAGTTGCTTGTGTGATTCAAGAACAAATTGGTGCTAAGCATGCAGCGGCGATGGATTTAAGTGCGGCATGTGCTGGATTTATGTACGGAATGATTACGGCGCAGCAATTTATTCAAACTGGAACTTATAAAAATGTATTAGTAGTTGGTAGTGATAAATTATCTAAAATTGTTGACTGGAACGACCGCAATACAGCAGTATTATTTGGAGACGGAGCAGGTGCTGTTGTCATGGGAGCTGTTTCAGAAGGGAAGGGTGTTCTTTCATTTGAATTAGGAGCAGATGGAAGTGGTGGCAAGCATCTTTATCAAGATGAATATGTTATGATGAATGGCAGAGAAGTCTTTAAATTTGCTGTTCGTCAACTTGGTGACTCTTGTCTTCGCGTTATTGAAAAAGCCGGTCTTACGAAAGAAGATGTGGACTTTTTAGTTCCGCACCAAGCGAATATTCGCATTATGGAATCGGCAAGGGAACGACTAGATTTACCGCAAGAGAAAATGAGTACAACGATTGAAAAGTTCGGAAATACTTCAGCTTCTTCAATTCCAATTGCGATCGTAGAGGAATTGCAAAATGGACGTATTCAAGACGGTGATTTAATTATACTAGTTGGCTTTGGTGGCGGATTAACATGGGGAGCAGTTGCTCTTCGTTGGGGTAAATAA
- a CDS encoding YjzD family protein: protein MRVIWAFIWSFMLVHMMSYVISSMTGGVYDFALASKFSIVLAVLVMAIAAAIPNEPVEQH from the coding sequence ATGCGTGTAATTTGGGCCTTTATTTGGTCGTTTATGCTTGTACATATGATGAGCTACGTAATTAGCTCTATGACTGGCGGTGTATACGATTTCGCGCTAGCGTCTAAATTCTCAATTGTTCTTGCTGTACTTGTAATGGCAATTGCAGCAGCAATTCCAAACGAACCAGTAGAACAACACTAA
- a CDS encoding triacylglycerol lipase, whose product MSVTERFFYLEQEPCVIYLPKKPNGFGVMLLGDYNYFIENGTSLWMQHAGRSHFLNGLIENGYTVFSSNLYGRHWGNDQAVRLAKRLYHVVMKKETLNEQIHIVADGMGALVALEMMNRYPECIRSVVMLAPCLDLSAHVEFEKEHKFFYKRLVKELSLAYDVKEEQLDAKVAKKSFSYLPSCVPVKIFVSTQEQKERKQLLREYEKKRINDNCETSLMFHLQHVKYKMVQHTCHFFKEYEEEL is encoded by the coding sequence ATGAGTGTTACGGAACGTTTTTTTTACTTAGAACAAGAACCATGTGTGATTTATTTGCCGAAGAAGCCGAATGGATTCGGTGTCATGCTTCTTGGCGATTACAATTATTTTATTGAGAATGGTACAAGTTTATGGATGCAGCATGCCGGGCGCTCTCATTTTTTAAACGGACTAATAGAGAATGGGTATACGGTGTTTTCATCTAATTTATACGGACGACACTGGGGGAATGATCAAGCTGTTCGGTTAGCGAAGCGATTGTATCACGTCGTTATGAAAAAAGAAACGCTAAACGAGCAAATTCATATCGTTGCGGATGGAATGGGAGCGCTTGTGGCTCTTGAAATGATGAACCGGTACCCAGAGTGTATTCGCTCTGTAGTGATGCTAGCTCCATGCCTAGATTTGTCTGCGCATGTGGAATTTGAAAAAGAGCATAAATTTTTCTATAAAAGGTTAGTAAAGGAGCTATCGCTTGCGTATGATGTGAAAGAAGAACAGTTAGACGCGAAAGTTGCTAAGAAATCTTTTTCTTATTTACCTTCTTGTGTGCCTGTGAAAATATTCGTATCTACACAAGAACAAAAAGAGCGTAAGCAATTGTTACGTGAATATGAAAAAAAACGAATCAATGACAATTGTGAGACATCACTCATGTTTCATTTACAGCATGTAAAATACAAAATGGTTCAACATACATGTCATTTCTTTAAAGAGTATGAAGAAGAATTATGA
- the fabF gene encoding beta-ketoacyl-ACP synthase II, whose amino-acid sequence MEKKRVVITGLGAVTPIGTDVETAWNNIKKGVSGIGRITRLDSEQFPAKVAAEINDFEVEKYIDKKEARRMDRFTQYAVAAAKMAVADAKLEITEENGPRIGVWIGSGIGGMETYEEQFKIYTEKGARRVSPFFVPMMIPDMAAGQVSIATGAKGINTCSVTACASGANSIGDAFKVIQRGDADAMITGGAEAPLTTMAFAGFSSAKALTFNEDPATACRPFDKNRSGFVMGEGSGILILEELEHALARGAHIYAEIAGYGATGDAFHITMPAPGGEGGVRAMRQALADAGLQPEDIDYINAHGTSTDANERYETMAIKETFGDHAYKVAISSTKSMTGHLLGAAGAVEAIFSVKSITDGVIPPTINYETPDPECDLDYVPNKARHQEVRNVLSNSLGFGGHNAVLVFKKYQ is encoded by the coding sequence ATGGAAAAGAAGCGTGTCGTAATTACAGGATTAGGAGCTGTTACGCCGATTGGAACAGATGTTGAGACAGCTTGGAATAACATTAAAAAGGGTGTATCTGGAATCGGACGTATTACACGCTTAGATTCTGAACAATTTCCTGCAAAAGTGGCAGCGGAAATTAACGACTTTGAAGTTGAGAAATATATAGATAAAAAAGAAGCGCGCCGTATGGATCGCTTTACACAATATGCTGTAGCAGCAGCGAAAATGGCTGTTGCAGATGCGAAATTAGAAATTACAGAAGAAAACGGTCCGCGCATCGGGGTGTGGATCGGTTCTGGAATCGGTGGTATGGAAACATACGAGGAACAATTTAAAATCTATACAGAAAAAGGTGCGCGCCGCGTTAGTCCTTTCTTCGTACCGATGATGATTCCTGATATGGCTGCTGGCCAAGTATCGATTGCAACAGGTGCAAAAGGAATTAATACTTGTTCTGTAACAGCTTGTGCATCAGGAGCAAACTCAATTGGTGATGCTTTTAAAGTAATTCAGCGTGGTGATGCAGATGCGATGATTACAGGCGGAGCAGAAGCGCCGTTAACAACTATGGCATTTGCAGGATTTAGTTCAGCTAAAGCATTAACATTTAATGAAGACCCAGCAACAGCATGTCGTCCATTTGATAAAAACAGAAGTGGATTTGTAATGGGAGAAGGATCAGGTATTCTTATCCTTGAAGAGTTAGAACATGCGTTAGCACGTGGTGCGCATATTTATGCTGAAATTGCTGGATATGGTGCAACAGGTGATGCATTCCATATTACAATGCCTGCTCCTGGCGGTGAGGGCGGTGTTCGTGCGATGCGTCAAGCATTAGCAGATGCAGGTCTTCAGCCTGAGGATATCGATTATATTAATGCGCATGGTACAAGTACAGATGCGAATGAGAGATACGAAACGATGGCCATTAAAGAAACATTTGGTGACCATGCATATAAAGTAGCAATTAGCTCTACAAAATCAATGACTGGGCACTTACTAGGAGCAGCTGGTGCTGTTGAGGCAATTTTCTCTGTTAAATCGATTACAGATGGAGTAATTCCTCCAACAATTAACTATGAAACACCAGATCCAGAGTGCGACTTAGATTACGTACCGAACAAAGCGAGACATCAAGAAGTACGTAATGTTTTGAGTAATTCATTAGGATTCGGTGGCCATAACGCAGTGTTAGTGTTTAAAAAGTATCAATAA
- the clpB gene encoding ATP-dependent chaperone ClpB, whose product MDLNQMTTKTQEAIMSAQSLAVSYHHQEIDTVHLLLALLQQPDGLAVRIFQKMNVNIEQLTKEVERLVQKKPSVTGSGAEGGKVYVTNALQQLLVKAEAEAKKLKDEYISVEHILLAFCEENGDIKRLFTTFHITKNELLQSLMEVRGNQRVTSQNPEVTYEALEKYGRDLVAEVKQGKIDPVIGRDSEIRRVIRILSRKTKNNPVLIGEPGVGKTAIVEGLAQRIVRKDVPEGLKDRTIFALDMSALVAGAKFRGEFEERLQAVLNEIKKSEGRILLFIDELHTIVGAGKTEGAMDAGNMLKPMLARGELHCIGATTLDEYRKYIEKDPALERRFQQVLAEEPTVEDTISILRGLKERFEIYHGVNIHDRAIVAASVLSDRYISDRFLPDKAIDLVDEACATIRTEIDSMPTELDEVTRRIMQLEIEEAALGKETDRGSQERLKTLQRELSDLKEVASGMRAQWQKEKEEIHKVRDLREHLERLRRELEEAEGNYDLNKAAELRHGKIPAMEKELREAEEAGTHNGQENRLLREEVSEEEIANIVSRWTGIPVAKLVEGEREKLLRLEQILSERVIGQDEAVSLVSDAVLRARAGIKDPNRPIGSFIFLGPTGVGKTELAKTLAQSLFDSEEQIIRIDMSEYMEKHAVSRLIGAPPGYVGYEEGGQLTEAVRRKPYSVILLDEIEKAHPEVFNILLQMLDDGRITDSQGRTVDFKNTVIIMTSNIGSAHLLEGLQEDGTIKEESRELVMGQLRGHFRPEFLNRVDEIILFKPLTTTEIKGIVDKIVKELQGRLAERHISVELTESAKEFVVESGFDPMYGARPLKRYVQRQIETKLARELIAGTITDNSHVVFDVENNELVVHVE is encoded by the coding sequence ATGGACCTAAATCAAATGACGACGAAAACACAAGAAGCGATTATGAGTGCCCAATCTTTAGCGGTATCTTATCATCATCAAGAAATTGATACTGTTCATTTATTGCTCGCATTGTTGCAGCAGCCAGATGGATTAGCAGTGCGTATTTTTCAAAAAATGAATGTGAATATAGAACAATTAACGAAAGAAGTAGAAAGACTTGTTCAAAAAAAGCCATCTGTTACCGGAAGTGGTGCAGAAGGGGGGAAAGTGTATGTGACAAATGCTTTGCAGCAATTGCTTGTTAAGGCAGAGGCTGAAGCGAAAAAATTGAAAGATGAATATATTTCAGTAGAACATATACTACTTGCCTTTTGTGAAGAGAATGGCGATATAAAACGTTTATTTACAACGTTCCATATAACAAAGAATGAACTTTTACAATCGTTAATGGAAGTTAGGGGGAATCAAAGAGTGACTAGTCAAAATCCAGAAGTAACATATGAAGCATTAGAAAAATATGGCCGTGATTTAGTGGCAGAAGTAAAACAAGGGAAAATTGATCCTGTAATTGGGCGTGATAGCGAGATTCGTCGCGTAATCCGTATTCTTTCTCGTAAAACGAAAAATAACCCTGTGTTAATTGGTGAACCTGGGGTAGGTAAAACAGCGATTGTTGAAGGGTTAGCACAGCGAATTGTGCGAAAAGATGTACCAGAAGGTTTAAAAGATCGAACAATTTTTGCTTTAGACATGAGTGCGCTTGTGGCAGGTGCAAAGTTCCGTGGTGAGTTTGAAGAACGTTTGCAAGCTGTTTTAAATGAGATTAAAAAAAGTGAAGGCCGTATTCTTTTATTCATTGATGAGCTTCATACGATTGTTGGTGCTGGTAAAACAGAAGGAGCGATGGATGCTGGGAATATGTTAAAACCAATGCTTGCACGTGGTGAGCTGCATTGTATTGGGGCAACTACTTTAGATGAATATCGAAAATATATTGAGAAAGACCCGGCATTAGAACGTCGTTTCCAACAAGTATTAGCAGAAGAACCTACTGTAGAAGATACGATTTCTATTTTACGTGGTTTGAAAGAGCGCTTTGAAATTTATCATGGTGTAAATATCCATGACCGTGCGATTGTAGCGGCGTCTGTATTGTCTGATCGATATATATCTGATCGCTTTTTACCAGATAAAGCAATTGACCTTGTCGATGAAGCGTGCGCAACCATTCGAACAGAAATTGATTCCATGCCAACGGAATTAGATGAAGTAACGCGCCGCATTATGCAGCTAGAAATTGAAGAAGCTGCTTTAGGAAAAGAAACAGACCGTGGTAGTCAAGAACGACTCAAAACATTGCAACGTGAATTATCCGATTTAAAAGAAGTTGCGAGCGGAATGCGAGCACAATGGCAAAAAGAAAAAGAAGAAATCCATAAAGTTCGTGACTTACGGGAGCATCTTGAGCGCTTACGTCGTGAATTAGAAGAAGCAGAAGGAAATTACGATTTAAATAAAGCAGCTGAACTTCGACATGGTAAAATTCCAGCAATGGAAAAAGAATTAAGAGAAGCCGAAGAAGCGGGAACACATAATGGACAGGAAAATCGTCTATTGCGTGAGGAAGTTAGTGAAGAAGAGATTGCTAATATTGTTTCACGTTGGACTGGTATACCAGTTGCCAAACTAGTAGAAGGTGAACGTGAAAAACTGCTCCGTTTAGAACAAATTTTATCAGAGCGTGTAATTGGGCAAGATGAAGCAGTAAGTCTCGTATCAGATGCGGTTCTTCGTGCTCGTGCGGGTATTAAAGATCCAAATCGTCCAATCGGTTCATTCATTTTCTTAGGACCTACAGGTGTAGGGAAAACAGAGCTTGCAAAAACATTAGCGCAATCTTTATTTGATAGTGAAGAACAAATCATTCGCATTGACATGTCTGAGTATATGGAGAAACATGCCGTGTCCCGTTTAATCGGGGCTCCTCCTGGATATGTAGGGTATGAAGAAGGTGGACAATTAACTGAGGCGGTACGTCGTAAACCGTATTCCGTTATTTTATTAGATGAAATTGAAAAAGCACATCCAGAAGTATTCAACATTTTACTGCAAATGTTAGATGATGGGCGCATTACAGATTCACAAGGGCGAACAGTAGATTTCAAAAATACAGTCATTATTATGACATCTAATATTGGTTCAGCGCATTTGTTAGAAGGTTTACAAGAAGATGGAACAATTAAAGAAGAATCAAGAGAACTTGTTATGGGGCAACTAAGAGGACATTTCCGTCCAGAGTTTTTAAACCGTGTGGATGAAATTATTTTATTTAAACCACTTACAACAACTGAAATTAAAGGCATTGTTGATAAAATTGTCAAAGAGTTACAAGGACGTTTAGCAGAACGTCATATATCAGTGGAATTGACGGAATCTGCAAAAGAATTTGTTGTAGAATCTGGCTTCGATCCGATGTATGGAGCACGTCCATTAAAACGTTATGTACAGCGTCAAATTGAAACGAAATTAGCAAGAGAATTAATTGCAGGAACAATTACTGATAATAGTCATGTCGTTTTTGATGTAGAGAATAATGAACTAGTTGTTCATGTAGAGTAA
- a CDS encoding ComZ family protein: MNEKNMQFLQIAMKHLPEAKAILDDNGIALDMEKAQPVLELLMKVMNEAYELGKAGK; this comes from the coding sequence ATGAACGAAAAAAATATGCAGTTTTTACAAATCGCTATGAAACATTTGCCGGAAGCAAAAGCTATTTTAGATGATAACGGGATTGCACTTGATATGGAAAAAGCACAACCAGTACTAGAGCTATTAATGAAAGTAATGAATGAAGCATATGAGCTTGGAAAAGCGGGAAAATAA
- a CDS encoding DUF2268 domain-containing protein, whose translation MGVIQTADWLHLYYGRPEKLCEKFTKYIPLPKERLYRFLISKGMYRPVMEGQKEIEQLEEKQIWKELAKEYEGLKNWLQGPDVPVFILLSDSYNRTVQVEYNGKAGLTMRHVIFLFVCGRNTVKELKALLTHEYHHICRLHQIEKKEKDYTLLDTIVMEGLAEQAVYERHSEKSYAPWTSYFTKEEAIHYWEKIVKNRKDIQRGTREHDCLLNGMRMYPKMLGYGVGFHIVKDCVEFEKDNTLSLLSLDAARILNKANAFTS comes from the coding sequence ATGGGGGTTATTCAAACGGCAGATTGGTTGCACCTTTATTATGGACGTCCCGAAAAGCTTTGCGAGAAGTTTACAAAATATATTCCGTTGCCAAAGGAAAGATTGTACCGTTTTTTAATTTCTAAAGGTATGTACCGACCGGTGATGGAAGGACAAAAAGAAATTGAGCAGTTAGAGGAAAAGCAGATTTGGAAAGAGCTTGCCAAGGAGTATGAGGGACTAAAGAACTGGTTGCAAGGTCCAGATGTCCCTGTCTTTATTTTATTATCAGATTCATATAACCGTACTGTGCAGGTAGAATATAACGGAAAAGCTGGTTTAACGATGCGCCATGTTATTTTTTTATTTGTATGTGGACGGAATACAGTAAAGGAATTAAAAGCATTGCTTACGCATGAATATCATCACATATGTCGGTTACATCAAATTGAAAAGAAAGAAAAAGATTATACATTGCTTGATACAATTGTAATGGAGGGGCTTGCAGAACAAGCGGTGTATGAAAGGCACTCAGAAAAGAGTTATGCACCGTGGACATCGTACTTTACAAAAGAAGAAGCGATTCATTATTGGGAGAAGATTGTAAAAAACAGAAAAGATATTCAGAGAGGAACAAGGGAACATGATTGTTTACTAAATGGAATGCGAATGTACCCGAAAATGCTTGGATATGGCGTTGGATTTCATATTGTCAAAGATTGTGTGGAATTTGAGAAAGATAATACACTTTCTTTACTGTCGTTGGATGCGGCGCGGATATTAAATAAAGCGAATGCTTTTACTTCTTAA
- the trpS gene encoding tryptophan--tRNA ligase — MSVIFSGIQPSGTITLGNYLGAMKQFTELQNEHDCYFCIVNQHAITVAQDPVQLRKNIRSLAALYVACGIDPEKATLFVQSEVPAHAQLGWIMQSIAYVGELERMTQYKDKSSGRESVPAGLLTYPPLMAADILLYNTEIVPVGDDQKQHMELTRDLAERFNKRFREIFTIPEIRIPKVGARVMSLAEPTKKMSKSDPNPKSMISMLDDPKTIEKKIKSAVTDSDGIVKYDKENKPGISNLLTIYSSFSGKTIEEIEAGYEGKGYGDFKGDLAQVVVEAIRPIQEKYNELINSPELDEILDKGAEKANRVAFKQLRKVENAMGLSRKRR, encoded by the coding sequence ATGTCAGTTATTTTTTCTGGTATTCAACCGAGCGGAACAATCACGCTTGGAAACTATTTAGGAGCAATGAAACAATTTACAGAATTACAAAACGAACATGACTGTTATTTCTGCATTGTAAACCAACATGCAATTACAGTAGCCCAAGATCCTGTACAGCTTCGCAAAAATATTCGTAGCCTAGCTGCACTGTATGTAGCTTGCGGCATTGATCCTGAAAAAGCTACTTTATTTGTACAATCAGAGGTACCTGCACATGCTCAGCTCGGATGGATTATGCAATCTATCGCATATGTTGGAGAATTAGAACGTATGACGCAGTATAAAGATAAATCATCTGGCAGAGAATCAGTTCCAGCTGGATTACTTACGTATCCACCATTAATGGCAGCTGACATCTTACTTTACAATACTGAGATTGTGCCAGTTGGCGACGATCAAAAACAACATATGGAATTAACACGCGATTTAGCAGAGCGCTTTAACAAACGTTTCCGCGAGATATTTACAATTCCAGAAATCCGTATTCCAAAAGTAGGTGCACGTGTTATGTCATTAGCAGAGCCTACGAAAAAAATGAGCAAATCTGATCCGAATCCCAAATCAATGATTAGCATGCTTGACGATCCAAAAACAATCGAAAAGAAAATCAAAAGTGCCGTAACTGATTCTGATGGCATTGTAAAATACGACAAAGAAAACAAACCTGGCATTTCCAACTTATTAACAATCTACTCTTCATTCTCAGGCAAAACAATTGAAGAAATAGAAGCGGGGTATGAAGGAAAAGGATACGGCGACTTTAAAGGCGACTTAGCTCAAGTAGTCGTAGAAGCAATTCGTCCAATTCAAGAAAAATATAATGAACTCATTAACTCTCCTGAATTAGATGAAATTCTTGACAAAGGTGCAGAAAAAGCAAACCGCGTTGCATTCAAACAACTACGCAAAGTTGAAAATGCAATGGGATTAAGTAGAAAGCGGAGGTAA
- a CDS encoding DUF3899 domain-containing protein has translation MITSIIGAFLASTHYLLNFVNIMFYIALFFIILGGFLFLFQRGFFNITMYAFQKVFGTNKKVESLIEGEEPTIDKKERIYKTYSFAWTYPICMTGILLGLASTIISFTILM, from the coding sequence ATAATCACTTCTATCATCGGAGCATTCCTAGCTTCGACGCATTATTTGTTGAATTTTGTCAATATTATGTTTTATATTGCGTTATTTTTTATTATTTTAGGCGGTTTTTTATTTCTATTTCAAAGGGGATTTTTCAACATAACGATGTACGCTTTCCAAAAAGTATTTGGAACAAATAAAAAAGTAGAGTCTTTAATTGAGGGAGAAGAACCAACAATAGATAAAAAAGAACGAATATATAAAACGTATTCTTTCGCCTGGACATACCCGATCTGCATGACAGGTATCCTTTTAGGCCTCGCCTCTACAATCATTAGCTTTACTATTTTGATGTAG
- a CDS encoding YjbA family protein, with the protein MLYLHDVWVNWFEGEENGYNVCHFYEWRKDDTIELLDQVPLLKVDSTLYHYIENELLELPQKLLEDVHHKAYIRKNHERLQQEYCFVVTDGKGIIAVDSIGYNVPIRKSRLIPRQEQMVYEMVGNVQAEKYEFQMEESQKEHHILSPSPYIMNGLTRKERQLKQLLFMALDQLHTTKNPAEIRYWYTEWDPSAYGTVQHMKFEDVWKRLYEEAQYGWSEKHEQLCERLVKGQPFFEKLWEMENEQKVN; encoded by the coding sequence ATGTTATATCTACATGATGTATGGGTAAATTGGTTTGAAGGTGAAGAAAATGGGTATAACGTTTGTCATTTTTACGAATGGCGGAAGGATGATACGATCGAATTATTAGATCAAGTGCCATTATTAAAAGTAGATTCCACATTATATCATTACATCGAGAACGAATTATTGGAACTTCCGCAAAAACTATTGGAAGACGTACATCATAAGGCGTATATTCGTAAAAATCATGAGCGTTTGCAACAGGAGTATTGTTTTGTTGTTACAGATGGAAAAGGAATTATTGCAGTGGATTCAATTGGCTACAATGTACCGATTCGAAAAAGTAGGCTTATTCCACGTCAAGAGCAGATGGTATATGAGATGGTGGGAAATGTCCAAGCAGAAAAGTATGAGTTTCAAATGGAAGAATCACAAAAAGAACATCATATTTTATCGCCATCGCCATATATTATGAATGGCTTAACGCGTAAAGAACGACAATTAAAACAGTTGCTTTTTATGGCGCTAGATCAACTACATACAACGAAAAATCCAGCTGAGATCCGTTATTGGTATACAGAATGGGATCCATCTGCATATGGTACCGTTCAACATATGAAATTTGAAGACGTCTGGAAGCGCCTTTATGAAGAAGCGCAATATGGCTGGTCAGAGAAGCACGAACAGCTATGTGAACGCCTTGTAAAAGGGCAACCATTCTTTGAAAAGTTATGGGAAATGGAAAATGAACAAAAGGTAAATTAA
- a CDS encoding SMI1/KNR4 family protein, with product MVNTLLTFWEDSDEFVNPNPVTDEMIWIAEEKLGYKLPDSYIRLIKSQNGGTPVHNCFPTTVPTSWAEDHIYVAGFYGIGGEHGIDTEGIYMIEEFEYPSSCIYVGESPTVGHDAVLLDYSECGKQGEPRVIHVNVENYQDPIITFLADDFQTFLEGLLPYSHFNKD from the coding sequence ATGGTGAACACATTGCTTACCTTTTGGGAGGACTCTGACGAGTTCGTAAACCCAAATCCAGTTACAGATGAAATGATTTGGATTGCAGAAGAAAAATTAGGTTATAAATTACCAGATTCCTATATTCGCTTGATCAAATCGCAAAACGGTGGTACACCTGTACATAATTGTTTTCCTACTACCGTACCTACCTCTTGGGCTGAGGATCATATTTACGTAGCAGGGTTCTATGGCATTGGTGGAGAGCATGGGATTGATACGGAGGGAATTTACATGATAGAGGAATTTGAATATCCATCTTCCTGTATATATGTAGGAGAATCGCCTACAGTTGGACACGATGCTGTTTTGTTAGACTATAGTGAGTGCGGAAAACAAGGCGAACCAAGGGTAATTCATGTGAATGTAGAAAATTATCAAGATCCAATCATTACGTTCTTAGCGGACGATTTCCAAACTTTTTTAGAAGGGTTACTCCCGTACTCTCATTTTAACAAGGATTAA